The following are encoded together in the Thermomonas brevis genome:
- a CDS encoding PLP-dependent aminotransferase family protein, with product MKAEPRALDPLRLALDPAAPLSLQQQLRQKLVDAIHRGVLRPGQRLPSSRQLAERIGVSRNTVSLAFDALLAEGYLASRARSGIYVAADLAGTRIGAGRRRPAPESPLAARLPPATDDAGFRAPQHWHRFPFPFIDGCVDAELTPAPEWGEAIRLAGSRHEVLQWHRESGDADDAMLVEEVRGKLLPMRGIQAGADEVLMATSCGHALQLAGDLLVRRGTPVVLERPVDPAFERRLRERHADIAFLDPELAAPLPEGAVVVTSARRGIAAGSPWPARLLARVAEADGVLIEHDIPAGVQDGGRVAPALRALDTQGRVVYVGGLAPAVSCGEPPGVLAASADFIDRARQLRRNQGTAPPRVMQRAWAYFIGLGHYSAGLVRAGRVLAERRTALRDALNHYLHQRVSIETFPGASAYWVSMPAGIDARELARQAAAIGVLVEPGCHADGSDALCMGVTGIDASRIRDGVRSLARLLRGDLSPSSRRIEDEAIPPLQGKALRRAVAGASLLYSTVYGEPCTLEIHADGNLAGTAGYDGEDCDRGHWWIEGDRWYRQWQQWAYGEASGYALVVDGDQLRLYGEDGFLADTAVLLPAARRKGK from the coding sequence ATGAAGGCCGAACCGCGCGCGCTCGATCCGCTTCGCCTTGCGCTGGATCCGGCCGCGCCGCTCAGCCTGCAGCAGCAGCTGCGGCAAAAACTAGTCGATGCCATCCATCGCGGCGTGCTGCGGCCCGGCCAGCGGCTGCCGTCCTCGCGCCAGTTGGCGGAGCGCATCGGCGTCTCCCGCAACACCGTCAGCCTGGCCTTTGATGCGCTGCTGGCCGAAGGCTATCTGGCCAGCCGCGCGCGCAGCGGCATCTATGTGGCCGCCGACCTCGCCGGCACCCGCATCGGCGCGGGCCGGCGGCGTCCCGCGCCGGAATCGCCGCTGGCCGCGCGGCTGCCGCCGGCGACCGACGACGCCGGCTTCCGCGCCCCGCAGCACTGGCACCGCTTCCCGTTCCCCTTCATCGACGGCTGCGTCGACGCCGAACTCACGCCCGCACCGGAATGGGGCGAGGCGATCCGGTTGGCCGGCTCGCGCCACGAAGTCCTGCAATGGCACCGCGAAAGCGGCGACGCCGACGACGCCATGCTGGTCGAGGAAGTGCGCGGCAAACTCCTGCCGATGCGCGGCATCCAGGCCGGCGCCGACGAAGTGCTGATGGCGACCTCCTGCGGCCATGCCCTGCAACTGGCGGGCGACCTGCTGGTGCGGCGCGGCACGCCCGTCGTGCTGGAGCGCCCCGTCGATCCCGCCTTCGAGCGCCGCCTGCGCGAGCGCCACGCCGACATCGCCTTCCTCGATCCGGAACTGGCCGCGCCGCTGCCGGAAGGCGCGGTGGTCGTCACCAGCGCGCGCCGGGGCATCGCCGCCGGCTCGCCTTGGCCGGCCCGCCTGCTGGCGCGCGTCGCCGAAGCCGACGGCGTGCTGATCGAACACGACATCCCCGCCGGCGTGCAGGACGGCGGTCGCGTCGCGCCCGCCCTGCGCGCCTTGGACACCCAGGGCCGGGTGGTGTACGTGGGCGGCCTCGCGCCGGCGGTGTCCTGCGGCGAACCGCCCGGCGTGCTGGCCGCCTCCGCCGACTTCATCGACCGCGCCCGCCAGCTGCGCCGCAACCAGGGCACCGCGCCGCCGCGGGTGATGCAGCGCGCCTGGGCCTACTTCATCGGCCTCGGCCACTACTCGGCCGGGCTGGTGCGCGCCGGCCGCGTGCTGGCCGAACGCCGCACCGCGCTGCGCGACGCGCTCAACCACTACCTGCACCAGCGCGTCAGCATCGAAACCTTCCCGGGCGCCAGCGCCTACTGGGTCAGCATGCCCGCCGGCATCGACGCGCGCGAACTGGCGCGGCAGGCGGCGGCGATCGGCGTGCTGGTGGAACCCGGCTGCCACGCGGACGGAAGCGACGCCCTGTGCATGGGCGTCACCGGCATCGACGCCAGCCGCATCCGCGACGGCGTGCGCAGCCTGGCGCGGCTGCTGCGCGGCGACCTCTCGCCGTCCTCGCGCCGGATCGAGGACGAGGCGATCCCGCCGCTGCAGGGCAAGGCGCTGCGCCGCGCGGTGGCCGGCGCGTCCCTGCTCTACAGCACCGTGTACGGCGAACCCTGCACCCTCGAAATCCACGCCGACGGCAACCTCGCCGGCACCGCCGGCTACGACGGCGAGGACTGCGACCGCGGCCACTGGTGGATCGAAGGCGACCGCTGGTACCGGCAATGGCAGCAGTGGGCCTACGGCGAAGCCTCGGGCTACGCGCTGGTGGTGGACGGCGACCAGCTGCGGCTGTACGGCGAGGACGGGTTCCTGGCGGATACGGCGGTGCTGTTGCCGGCGGCGAGGCGGAAGGGCAAGTAA
- a CDS encoding serine hydrolase: MKRRTQSGWTMAALLALSAACAAGDGARGALGFEVLMHGADPGQPVDFAYYAPQPNSSTTLPRNRFEGRLRLSGAVERGGFLAHVDRYRAASDGDSPRRHLPDFDFELVQAGSHLIPVRRDSVANAHPDWEFVLSPGRVWDELGDAGYSRAALPFALQQKNANCIHNGVLTFLFKDDGSVSQASYQIASETCAYFKADFWGLLPARYTPQAVDGSDKLIADYRAEVAARMPVKPLAGLANDHPGIDPLKFAAPNGKDPREMSLVGLVIDGIHYSGGCATRYGAYPYCESLVVPSYSLAKSVFAGLGMMRLETLYPGAFDARIEDYVPACTNGWKDVRFGDALDMATGHYASAAYMRDEDADTGSATGLFQSERHADKIAYACTHYPRKAAPGARWVYHTSDTYLLGTAMSALLKKRRGADADIFDDLVYADVLRPLHIGPTAAYTRRSYDDVRQPFAGWGLMWLRDDVAKIAQFLAAGSRTQTVLDQAQLDAALQRDPNDRGLVALPGFRYNNGFWAHDIGARLPGCKGDVWVPFLSGFGGITLLVLPNGGAYYYFSDDESPLWMDAALEAHRIRSLCP; encoded by the coding sequence ATGAAGCGACGCACTCAATCCGGCTGGACGATGGCGGCGCTGCTGGCGCTGTCGGCGGCCTGTGCGGCGGGCGATGGCGCGCGCGGTGCGCTGGGCTTCGAGGTGTTGATGCACGGCGCCGATCCCGGCCAGCCGGTGGACTTCGCGTACTACGCGCCGCAGCCGAACAGTTCGACCACGCTGCCGCGCAACCGCTTCGAAGGCCGCCTGCGCCTGTCCGGCGCGGTCGAGCGTGGCGGCTTCCTCGCGCACGTGGATCGCTATCGCGCCGCCAGCGACGGCGACAGCCCGCGCAGGCACCTGCCCGATTTCGACTTCGAACTGGTGCAGGCCGGCAGCCATCTGATCCCAGTACGGCGCGACTCGGTGGCGAACGCGCATCCGGACTGGGAGTTCGTGCTGTCTCCGGGCCGCGTCTGGGACGAACTAGGCGACGCCGGCTACAGCCGCGCCGCGCTGCCGTTCGCCCTGCAGCAGAAGAACGCCAACTGCATCCACAACGGTGTGCTGACGTTCCTGTTCAAGGACGATGGTTCGGTCTCGCAGGCGAGCTACCAGATCGCCTCGGAAACCTGCGCCTACTTCAAGGCGGATTTCTGGGGCCTGCTGCCGGCGCGCTATACGCCGCAGGCCGTGGATGGTTCGGACAAATTGATCGCCGACTACCGCGCGGAGGTCGCCGCGCGCATGCCGGTCAAGCCGCTGGCCGGGCTGGCGAACGACCATCCCGGCATCGACCCGCTGAAGTTCGCCGCGCCCAACGGCAAGGACCCGCGAGAGATGTCGCTGGTCGGCCTTGTCATCGACGGCATCCACTACAGCGGCGGCTGCGCCACCCGTTACGGCGCGTATCCGTATTGCGAATCGCTGGTGGTGCCCTCGTACTCGCTGGCGAAAAGCGTGTTCGCCGGCCTCGGCATGATGCGGCTGGAAACGCTGTATCCGGGCGCGTTCGATGCGCGGATCGAAGACTACGTACCGGCCTGCACCAACGGCTGGAAGGACGTGCGCTTCGGCGACGCGCTGGACATGGCGACCGGCCACTACGCCAGCGCCGCCTACATGCGCGACGAGGACGCGGACACCGGCAGCGCCACCGGCCTGTTCCAGTCCGAACGCCACGCCGACAAGATCGCCTACGCCTGCACCCACTACCCGCGCAAAGCCGCACCCGGCGCACGCTGGGTCTATCACACCAGCGACACCTACTTGCTCGGCACCGCGATGAGCGCACTGCTGAAGAAACGGCGCGGCGCGGATGCCGACATTTTCGACGACCTCGTGTATGCCGACGTGCTGCGCCCGCTGCACATCGGCCCCACCGCCGCCTACACCCGCCGCAGCTACGACGACGTGCGCCAGCCGTTCGCCGGCTGGGGCCTGATGTGGCTGCGCGACGACGTGGCGAAGATCGCGCAATTCCTCGCTGCGGGAAGCCGCACGCAGACCGTGCTGGACCAGGCGCAACTGGACGCCGCGCTGCAACGCGATCCGAATGATCGCGGCCTCGTCGCGCTCCCCGGCTTCCGCTACAACAACGGCTTCTGGGCCCACGACATCGGCGCGCGCCTGCCGGGCTGCAAGGGCGACGTCTGGGTGCCGTTCCTGTCCGGCTTCGGCGGCATCACGCTGCTGGTATTGCCGAACGGCGGCGCCTACTACTACTTCTCGGACGACGAGAGTCCGCTGTGGATGGACGCGGCGCTGGAAGCGCACCGCATTCGCAGCCTGTGCCCATGA
- a CDS encoding carbon-nitrogen hydrolase family protein, whose product MEHSANAGGFGIAGLQLAYGPGDNLERIGAEVAAVAKRFPWVRMVMTGELCGFGASPEFAQCMPGEAEGFFRDLARRHDLWLVPGSLYERRDDAVFNTTPVIDPRGEVVARYRKVFPFAPYERGIACGDEFVVFDVPGAGRFGISICYDMWFPETTRSLASMGAEVILHPTMTNTIDRDVEVAIARASAATNQCYFIDVNVAGDLGVGGSVICGPGGEVIHQAGSGREIIAVEIDFAYLRRCRERGWQGLGQPLKSFRDNPVVYPAYGAGRADSDALARLGPLERPQRD is encoded by the coding sequence TTGGAACACAGCGCAAACGCGGGTGGGTTCGGCATCGCCGGGTTGCAGCTGGCCTACGGCCCGGGCGACAACCTGGAGCGCATCGGCGCGGAAGTGGCCGCGGTGGCCAAGCGCTTCCCGTGGGTGCGGATGGTGATGACCGGCGAGCTGTGCGGCTTCGGCGCCTCGCCGGAGTTCGCGCAGTGCATGCCGGGCGAGGCGGAAGGCTTCTTCCGCGATCTCGCGCGCAGGCACGATCTGTGGCTGGTGCCCGGCTCGCTGTACGAGCGGCGCGACGACGCGGTGTTCAACACCACGCCAGTGATCGACCCGCGGGGCGAAGTGGTCGCGCGCTACCGCAAGGTGTTCCCGTTCGCGCCCTACGAGCGCGGCATCGCGTGCGGCGACGAGTTCGTGGTGTTCGACGTGCCCGGCGCGGGCCGCTTCGGCATCTCGATCTGCTACGACATGTGGTTCCCGGAAACCACGCGTTCGCTGGCCTCGATGGGCGCGGAGGTGATCCTGCACCCGACCATGACCAACACCATCGACCGCGATGTCGAGGTCGCCATCGCCCGCGCCAGCGCCGCCACCAACCAGTGCTACTTCATCGACGTCAACGTGGCCGGCGATCTCGGCGTCGGCGGTTCGGTGATCTGCGGACCGGGCGGCGAGGTGATCCACCAGGCCGGCAGCGGGCGGGAAATCATCGCCGTTGAGATCGACTTCGCCTACCTGCGCCGCTGCCGCGAACGCGGCTGGCAGGGCTTGGGGCAGCCGCTCAAGAGCTTCCGCGACAACCCGGTCGTCTACCCGGCCTACGGCGCCGGCCGCGCCGATTCCGACGCCCTGGCGCGGCTCGGCCCGCTCGAACGCCCGCAACGCGATTGA
- a CDS encoding TonB-dependent receptor, whose product MTTHRTNHAPRRLSLLALAIAAGLGAQAAHAQDAAPDQDAQKKAGVTELETVTVTALGRAQDILDVPYNISAVSGEAIEQGNILDNAELMRGVAGVGVVDRGARNSSVVSGIRIRGLNVDSSALGDYAVSASATVATYVDSTPLFANFLLSDIDRVEVLRGPQGTLYGSGALGGAVRYILRKPDTSGTEGRVSLGLSSVDGSGGIGKSGSFTFNLPLSDTFALRVNGTRNDFPGVTDYRNVYALDADGLPTAPNGVLADDAVYENHKDADTVEQSYGRIALRWTPNDRFDATLSYTAQADRFGGRRGTSLGTDGWGDAYGDNEIGSVQLEPSSRHVNMAALEASIDLGFATLTSSTSQYDHKGDIVSENTGFYAQNGWLAAFYYNYPRPLATAVRDYGDKALTQEFRLVSKTGSAVDYVLGAYYQKQDRNSGQDSFLRGFKRWWDAYSNDAWGPGYEDLIVDDQDFHYRTKEHFKETAVYGELTWHATDTVQFTGGFRHFRVESEASQTMRVSPWAGSAASTSTADESAGKTLFKANVAWAFSPRNQLYATVSEGFRRGGTNGTPTAGNFAEDPAWTTYRADTVRNHEIGVKGAVGRLTYNADLFYVDWKDPQINSSTPLWGFFAVANAQKASTRGVELELAGSFDNGFGYSLGYAYTDAKLDADAVSQDGTYTYGLKGMALPGAPKHRFNASGNYNIALGEAWLVLRADAYYQSETENAMSLSPKFQRTLDGFAIFNASATYSRGNWDTTLWLKNIGNEAGVTGVYTTEYMGTSPAQHYFGNGSKALTALPRTVGVTVSYRF is encoded by the coding sequence ATGACCACGCACCGCACCAACCACGCGCCGCGCCGCCTGTCGCTGCTGGCGCTCGCCATCGCCGCCGGCCTCGGCGCGCAGGCCGCCCATGCACAGGACGCCGCACCCGACCAGGACGCGCAGAAGAAAGCCGGCGTGACCGAACTGGAAACGGTCACGGTAACCGCGCTGGGCCGCGCGCAGGACATCCTCGACGTGCCCTACAACATCAGCGCGGTGTCCGGCGAGGCCATCGAGCAGGGCAACATCCTCGACAACGCCGAGCTGATGCGCGGCGTGGCCGGCGTCGGCGTGGTGGATCGCGGCGCGCGCAATTCCAGCGTGGTCAGCGGCATCCGCATCCGCGGGCTGAACGTGGACAGCTCCGCGCTGGGCGACTACGCGGTGTCGGCCTCGGCCACCGTCGCCACCTACGTGGACAGCACGCCGCTGTTCGCCAACTTCCTGCTCTCCGACATCGACCGGGTGGAAGTGCTGCGCGGCCCGCAGGGCACGCTGTACGGCTCCGGCGCGCTGGGCGGCGCGGTGCGCTACATCCTGCGCAAGCCGGACACGTCCGGCACCGAAGGCCGCGTGAGCCTGGGCCTGTCCAGCGTCGACGGCTCCGGCGGCATCGGCAAGTCCGGCTCGTTCACCTTCAACCTGCCGCTGTCGGACACCTTCGCGCTGCGCGTGAACGGCACCCGCAACGACTTCCCCGGCGTCACCGACTATCGCAACGTCTATGCGCTCGACGCCGACGGCCTGCCGACCGCGCCGAACGGCGTGCTGGCCGACGATGCCGTCTACGAGAACCACAAGGACGCCGACACCGTCGAGCAGAGCTACGGCCGCATCGCGCTGCGCTGGACGCCGAACGATCGCTTCGACGCCACCCTGAGCTATACCGCGCAGGCCGACCGCTTCGGCGGCCGTCGCGGCACCAGCCTGGGCACCGACGGCTGGGGCGATGCCTACGGCGACAACGAGATCGGCTCGGTGCAGCTGGAGCCATCCAGCCGCCACGTGAACATGGCCGCGCTGGAAGCCAGCATCGACCTCGGTTTCGCCACCCTCACCTCCAGCACCTCGCAGTACGACCACAAGGGCGACATCGTCAGCGAGAACACCGGCTTCTACGCACAGAACGGCTGGCTGGCGGCGTTCTACTACAACTACCCGCGCCCGCTGGCGACGGCGGTGCGCGACTACGGCGACAAGGCGCTGACCCAGGAGTTCCGGCTGGTTTCGAAGACGGGGAGCGCCGTGGACTACGTGCTGGGCGCGTACTACCAGAAGCAGGATCGCAACAGCGGGCAGGACAGCTTCCTGCGCGGCTTCAAGCGCTGGTGGGACGCCTACAGCAACGACGCCTGGGGCCCCGGCTACGAGGACCTGATCGTCGACGACCAGGACTTCCATTACCGCACCAAGGAACACTTCAAGGAAACTGCGGTGTATGGCGAGCTGACCTGGCACGCGACAGACACCGTGCAGTTCACCGGCGGCTTCCGCCATTTCCGCGTCGAGTCCGAGGCCAGCCAGACCATGCGGGTGAGCCCGTGGGCCGGCTCGGCGGCCAGCACTTCCACGGCGGACGAGTCGGCCGGCAAGACCCTGTTCAAGGCCAACGTGGCGTGGGCGTTCTCGCCGCGCAACCAGCTCTATGCGACCGTGTCCGAGGGCTTCCGCCGCGGCGGCACCAACGGCACCCCGACCGCCGGCAACTTCGCCGAGGACCCGGCCTGGACGACCTACCGCGCCGACACCGTGCGCAACCACGAGATCGGCGTGAAGGGCGCGGTCGGCCGCCTCACCTACAACGCCGACCTGTTCTACGTGGACTGGAAGGACCCGCAGATCAACAGCTCCACGCCGCTCTGGGGCTTCTTCGCCGTGGCCAACGCGCAGAAGGCCAGCACCCGCGGCGTGGAACTCGAACTGGCCGGCAGCTTCGACAACGGCTTCGGCTATTCGCTGGGCTATGCCTACACCGACGCGAAGCTCGACGCCGACGCAGTCTCGCAGGACGGCACCTACACCTACGGCCTGAAGGGCATGGCCCTGCCCGGCGCGCCGAAGCACCGCTTCAACGCGTCCGGCAACTACAACATCGCGCTGGGCGAAGCCTGGCTGGTGCTGCGCGCCGACGCCTACTACCAGTCCGAGACCGAGAACGCGATGAGCCTGAGCCCGAAGTTCCAGCGCACGCTGGACGGGTTCGCTATCTTCAACGCATCGGCGACCTACAGCCGCGGCAACTGGGACACGACCTTGTGGCTGAAGAACATCGGCAACGAAGCGGGCGTGACCGGCGTCTACACCACCGAGTACATGGGCACCTCGCCCGCACAGCACTATTTCGGCAACGGGTCGAAGGCGCTGACCGCGCTGCCGCGCACCGTGGGCGTGACCGTCAGCTACCGCTTCTGA
- a CDS encoding tetratricopeptide repeat-containing sulfotransferase family protein, translating into MPSADAAITRQRMEALRLAELALRQGDAAACIAALLALAGEAQDDPRLLQEIASRLAALGRHEDAERCSARALALCPDDPEYLYNHATALIALGRLDEAEAALDAVIAKAPGDGDAWYNRATLRKQTPARNHVDALRAQCEATPVASPMQVPLHYALAKELEDLGEYAAAFAALKQGADARRRGLSYRVEDDVATMRLIADAFDAGFFARKHAGCEDARPLFVVGLPRSGTTLVDRILGSHSRVTSRGESTDLAMALMQCAGPASGKAELVRKSTTLDFRALGERYCAHLSDGGALRQIDKTPLNILYLGIVAAALPQARIVHLRRNPMDACHAMYKTLFRMGYPFSYDLDDLARYWLAYDALMAHWRKLLPTERFLEVDYEDLVANQEAVSRRLVAHAGLDWEDACLQFERNQQASLTASAAQVRQPMYRSSVGLWRRYESELAPLAEALRAAGIDIEDKAVS; encoded by the coding sequence ATGCCGTCCGCTGACGCCGCCATCACGCGCCAGCGGATGGAGGCCCTGCGCCTTGCCGAACTGGCGTTGCGGCAAGGCGATGCCGCCGCCTGCATCGCGGCGCTGCTGGCGCTGGCCGGCGAGGCGCAGGACGACCCGCGGCTGTTGCAGGAGATCGCCAGCCGCCTCGCCGCGCTGGGCCGGCACGAAGACGCCGAGCGCTGCAGCGCTCGCGCGCTGGCGCTGTGCCCGGACGATCCCGAGTACCTCTACAACCACGCGACTGCGCTGATCGCGCTGGGCCGACTGGACGAAGCGGAAGCCGCGCTGGACGCGGTGATCGCGAAAGCACCCGGCGACGGCGACGCCTGGTACAACCGCGCCACGCTGCGCAAGCAGACACCGGCGCGCAACCACGTCGATGCGCTGCGCGCGCAGTGCGAAGCCACGCCCGTCGCGTCGCCGATGCAGGTGCCGTTGCACTATGCGCTGGCGAAGGAATTGGAAGACCTCGGCGAATACGCGGCCGCGTTCGCCGCGCTGAAACAGGGCGCGGATGCGCGCCGGCGCGGCCTGAGCTATCGCGTCGAGGACGACGTGGCGACGATGCGCCTGATCGCCGACGCCTTCGATGCCGGCTTCTTCGCCCGCAAGCACGCGGGCTGCGAGGACGCGCGCCCGCTGTTCGTCGTCGGCCTGCCTCGCAGCGGCACCACGCTGGTGGATCGCATCCTGGGTTCGCATTCGCGCGTCACCAGTCGCGGCGAAAGCACCGACCTGGCGATGGCGCTGATGCAATGCGCCGGCCCGGCCAGCGGCAAGGCCGAACTGGTGCGCAAATCCACCACGCTGGATTTCCGCGCATTGGGCGAACGCTACTGCGCGCACCTGTCCGATGGCGGCGCGCTGCGCCAGATCGACAAGACGCCGCTGAACATTCTCTACCTCGGCATCGTCGCCGCAGCGCTGCCGCAGGCGCGCATCGTCCATCTGCGCCGCAATCCAATGGACGCCTGCCATGCGATGTACAAGACGCTGTTTCGGATGGGCTATCCGTTCTCCTACGACCTCGACGATCTGGCGCGTTACTGGCTAGCCTACGACGCGCTGATGGCGCACTGGCGCAAGCTGCTGCCGACGGAGCGCTTCCTCGAAGTGGACTACGAAGACCTCGTGGCGAATCAGGAAGCCGTCAGCCGCCGATTGGTCGCGCATGCCGGGCTGGACTGGGAAGACGCCTGCCTGCAGTTCGAGCGCAACCAACAGGCCTCGCTCACCGCCAGCGCCGCGCAGGTGCGGCAGCCGATGTACCGCAGCTCGGTCGGGCTGTGGCGGCGCTATGAGAGCGAGCTGGCTCCCTTGGCGGAGGCGTTGCGTGCTGCCGGTATCGACATCGAGGACAAGGCCGTTTCTTGA
- a CDS encoding MFS transporter, which produces MNTTPATTASPATSTPLWVYALLAFVATAGFFYINIMSAIVDGLVTGWGFDNAQAGTVAAANIYGASAGALTAALVVRKLRWRPTLALLLGVLLLLDIASVAVREPTPLTLLRAVHGFVGGMAVGISYSVMARTQSPDRAFGMLLLVQFGLAGLGLMVLPPLVPTHGAQLLFMVLAGFSAVALLALPMLPRFDDAAAAQDEQRQALTPTARRTAAFALLAMFLFQGGNMALSAFIIGLGERFGLARDFISHTLGWATWIGALGAVAVIAMGTPRNRLHPLLVAFALTLVGTAAFFWSGSKAVFFAANVGTAITWSFVVPCLFGMLSKIDHSGRLATLAGFVSKMGLASGPLLAGWVLRGGGDHALIATALTILALSAVATLAGAHRLDKESAP; this is translated from the coding sequence ATGAACACGACACCCGCCACAACTGCATCCCCCGCAACATCCACGCCGCTGTGGGTGTACGCGCTGCTGGCCTTCGTCGCCACCGCCGGCTTCTTCTACATCAACATCATGTCGGCGATCGTCGATGGCCTAGTCACTGGCTGGGGCTTCGACAACGCGCAGGCCGGCACCGTCGCCGCCGCCAACATCTACGGTGCCAGCGCCGGCGCGCTGACCGCCGCGCTGGTAGTGCGCAAGCTGCGCTGGCGGCCGACGCTGGCGCTGCTGCTGGGCGTGCTGCTGTTGCTCGACATCGCCTCCGTCGCGGTGCGCGAACCGACTCCGCTGACGCTGCTGCGCGCCGTGCACGGCTTCGTCGGCGGCATGGCGGTGGGCATCTCGTACTCGGTGATGGCGCGCACGCAGTCGCCGGATCGCGCCTTCGGCATGTTGCTGCTGGTGCAGTTCGGCTTGGCCGGGCTCGGCCTGATGGTGCTGCCGCCGCTGGTGCCGACGCATGGCGCGCAACTGCTGTTCATGGTGCTGGCCGGCTTTTCCGCCGTTGCGCTGCTGGCCCTGCCGATGCTGCCGCGCTTCGACGATGCCGCCGCCGCGCAGGACGAGCAACGGCAGGCACTGACCCCGACCGCGCGCCGCACCGCCGCGTTCGCGCTGCTGGCGATGTTCCTGTTCCAGGGCGGCAACATGGCGCTGTCCGCCTTCATCATCGGGCTGGGCGAACGCTTCGGGCTGGCGCGCGACTTCATCAGTCACACGCTGGGCTGGGCGACGTGGATCGGCGCGCTGGGCGCGGTGGCCGTCATCGCGATGGGCACGCCGCGCAACCGGCTGCACCCGCTGCTGGTGGCCTTCGCGCTGACACTGGTCGGCACCGCCGCATTTTTCTGGAGCGGCAGCAAGGCGGTGTTCTTCGCCGCCAACGTCGGCACCGCGATCACCTGGTCGTTCGTGGTGCCCTGCCTGTTCGGCATGCTCTCGAAGATCGACCATAGCGGCCGGCTGGCGACGCTGGCCGGCTTCGTTTCCAAGATGGGCCTGGCCTCCGGCCCGCTGCTGGCCGGCTGGGTGCTGCGCGGCGGCGGCGATCACGCGCTCATCGCCACCGCCCTGACCATACTCGCGCTGTCCGCCGTCGCCACGCTGGCGGGCGCGCATCGCCTCGACAAGGAATCCGCACCATGA
- a CDS encoding NAD-dependent succinate-semialdehyde dehydrogenase, with translation MSLVLSDPDLLRQRALIDGEWFDADNGNACDVTNPASGELLGTVPDMGADETRRAIDAAHAAFPAWAKKTAKERAQILRRMFDLMLQHQDDLAALMTAEQGKPLAEAKGEVAYSASFLEWFGEEAKRMYGDTIPGHAGDKRILTLRQPVGVVAAITPWNFPSAMLGRKIGPALAAGCTVVCKPATQTPFSALALGVIAQRAGLPPGVLNIVTGHDAAAIGEEMTGNPKVRKLSFTGSTAVGKRLMAQCAEGMKRVSLELGGNAPFIVFDDADLDAAVAGAIASKYRNTGQTCVCANRLFVQEGVYEAFAEKLVAAVAALRVGDGLQGATDQGPLIDAKALAKVEEHVADATAKGARVATGGKRHALGSTFFEPTVLLDVDAGMLIAREETFGPVAPLFRFQTEDEVIAMANATEFGLAGYFYTRDLARSWRVSEALECGIVGINTGLISTEVAPFGGVKQSGTGREGSKYGLNDYTELKYVCVGGV, from the coding sequence ATGAGCCTCGTTCTTTCCGATCCCGACCTGCTGCGCCAGCGTGCGCTCATCGACGGGGAGTGGTTCGATGCCGACAACGGCAACGCCTGCGACGTGACCAATCCCGCCAGCGGCGAACTGCTCGGCACGGTGCCAGACATGGGCGCGGACGAAACCCGCCGCGCCATCGACGCCGCGCATGCCGCGTTTCCCGCATGGGCGAAAAAAACAGCGAAGGAACGCGCGCAGATCCTGCGCCGCATGTTTGATCTGATGCTGCAGCATCAGGACGACCTCGCCGCGCTGATGACCGCTGAGCAGGGCAAGCCGCTGGCGGAAGCGAAAGGCGAGGTCGCGTATTCGGCCAGCTTCCTCGAATGGTTCGGCGAGGAAGCCAAGCGCATGTACGGCGACACCATCCCCGGCCACGCCGGCGACAAGCGCATCCTCACGCTGCGCCAGCCAGTGGGCGTGGTCGCCGCGATCACGCCGTGGAACTTCCCCTCGGCGATGCTCGGCCGCAAGATCGGCCCGGCGCTGGCGGCGGGCTGCACCGTGGTCTGCAAGCCGGCGACCCAGACCCCGTTCTCGGCGCTGGCGCTCGGCGTGATCGCGCAGCGCGCCGGGCTGCCGCCGGGCGTGCTCAACATCGTCACCGGCCATGACGCCGCCGCCATCGGCGAGGAGATGACCGGCAACCCGAAGGTGCGCAAGCTCAGCTTCACCGGCTCCACTGCGGTCGGCAAGCGGCTGATGGCGCAGTGCGCCGAGGGCATGAAGCGCGTGTCGCTGGAGCTGGGCGGCAACGCGCCCTTCATCGTGTTCGACGACGCCGATCTCGACGCGGCGGTCGCCGGTGCGATTGCCAGCAAGTACCGCAACACCGGGCAGACCTGCGTCTGCGCCAACCGCCTGTTCGTGCAGGAAGGGGTATATGAGGCGTTCGCGGAAAAACTCGTTGCGGCGGTGGCGGCGCTGCGCGTCGGCGACGGCTTGCAGGGCGCAACGGATCAAGGCCCGCTGATCGATGCCAAGGCGCTGGCGAAGGTGGAGGAGCACGTCGCCGATGCGACGGCGAAGGGCGCGCGCGTCGCCACCGGCGGCAAGCGCCACGCGCTGGGCAGCACCTTCTTCGAGCCGACCGTGCTGCTGGACGTCGATGCCGGCATGCTGATCGCGCGGGAGGAAACCTTCGGCCCGGTCGCGCCGCTGTTCCGCTTCCAGACGGAAGACGAGGTGATCGCCATGGCGAACGCTACCGAATTCGGCCTCGCCGGCTATTTCTACACCCGCGACTTGGCGCGTAGCTGGCGCGTCTCCGAAGCGCTGGAATGCGGCATCGTCGGCATCAACACCGGCCTGATCTCCACCGAGGTCGCGCCGTTCGGCGGGGTGAAGCAGTCCGGCACGGGCCGCGAGGGATCCAAGTACGGATTGAACGATTACACCGAACTCAAGTACGTCTGCGTCGGCGGCGTGTAG